One window of the Thunnus albacares chromosome 3, fThuAlb1.1, whole genome shotgun sequence genome contains the following:
- the si:ch73-109d9.3 gene encoding zinc finger and SCAN domain-containing protein 5B → MSDLDTLIVTFQTQLSDVMETVVKTAMYEVTRLVEDGFLEELKRRNQEVEALRLQLQWAERKLSDRGGKEGGGRTGKCVDCAKDNVELSTNDAEQRLEEPQDDLSRDCGVKKEGDTVERWTRGHRGEMKSESTQEAILSPEGESQAMEKEDVMPAVDVKEEVNKLSCSSAHVGGWSVTLDGKTVSHSTSEMMEAHPKQTQETSEGEELLRNVDPQISTAYVFPEDQEDSHMVTDASFEMDNSWAGLTHTTVGLLHNHRLGTDKDCDPAKTQGSLKQTEHELSDSLTADVQIQLTPGRDQISSSGPRKASLPNSDPVSVSIKQEVIVDSDGCEDGQHIEKKTVTKSGMASFPCLAKRHRVNSEALKQNHSSHKTTVQEVMKLHSKIGTGVRLQAAIQHLHRPMKKPSHTPSNGTTAALSVAHSQVVNLNPINRVPTTSKAAPPPPLSVQRVQLGDKQAAALNRTGATWVSIKSQHQSANSHHANPLPHPDSHPNPGHRHPLRCGQCGKCFPHPSNLKAHLQTHTGERPFCCSLCGRSFTKLSNLKAHRRVHTGERPYCCLACGKRFTQKCNLKRHQRIHLDV, encoded by the exons ATGTCGGACCTGGACACACTCATCGTCACCTTCCAGACCCAGCTCTCGGATGTGATGGAGACTGTGGTAAAGACAGCCATGTATGAGGTCACCAGGTTGGTTGAGGACGGCTTCTTGGAGGAGTTGAAGCGCAGGAACCAGGAGGTGGAGGCTCTGAGACTGCAGCTGCAATGGGCTGAGAGGAAATTAAGTGACCGAGGGgggaaagaaggaggaggaagaaccGGGAAATGTGTTGACTGTGCCAAAGATAATGTTGAACTGTCCACTAATGATGCAGAACAGAGACTTGAAGAACCACAGGATG accTTTCAAGGGACTGTGGTGTGAAAAAAGAGGGTGATACTGTTGAAAGATGGACAAGAGGCCACAGAGGTGAAATGAAATCAGAGTCAACACAGGAGGCCATTCTCAGCCCAGAAGGGGAATCACAG GCAATGGAAAAAGAAGATGTGATGCCAGCTGTGGATGTGAAAGAAGAAGTAAACAAGCTGTCATGTTCTTCTGCGCATGTGGGAGGGTGGAGCGTTACCCTTGATG gtAAAACAGTTTCCCACAGCACTAGTGAGATGATGGAGGCACATCCAAAACAGACTCAAGAAACCAGCGAAGGTGAGGAGTTACTGAGGAATGTCGACCCACAGATATCGACTGCATATGTCTTTCCTGAGGACCAGGAGGACTCACACATGGTTACAGATGCATCTTTCGAGATGGACAACAGTTGGGCTGGCCTCACTCACACAACAGTTGGGTTGCTGCATAATCACAGACTTGGAACCGACAAGGACTGCGATCCAGCCAAAACTCAAGGTTCTCTAAAGCAAACTGAACATGAGCTGTCCGACTCTCTTACAGCAGATGTTCAAATTCAGCTTACCCCAGGCAGAGATCAGATTTCATCCTCAGGACCCCGGAAGGCAAGTCTGCCAAACAGTGACCCTGTGAGTGTTTCTATCAAGCAGGAGGTTATTGTTGATTCTGATGGGTGTGAGGATGGCCAGCATATAGAGAAGAAAACAGTGACAAAGTCAGGGATGGCATCTTTCCCATGTTTGGCAAAGCGGCACAGGGTGAATTCAGAAGCGCTCAAGCAGAACCACAGTTCCCATAAAACCACAGTGCAGGAGGTTATGAAGCTGCATTCTAAAATCGGTACAGGTGTCAGGTTGCAAGCTGCGATACAGCACCTCCATCGACCGATGAAAAAGCCCTCTCACACACCCTCGAACGGTACCACCGCAGCACTGTCTGTAGCTCACTCTCAGGTTGTGAACTTAAATCCCATCAACAGAGTTCCCACCACATCTAAAGCCGCTCCACCTCCCCCGCTTTCAGTTCAGCGAGTTCAACTGGGAGACAAACAAGCCGCAGCGCTTAACCGAACTGGTGCCACATGGGTCAGCATCAAATCCCAACATCAGTCTGCAAACTCCCACCACGCAAACCCCTTACCCCATCCAGACTCTCACCCTAACCCTGGCCACAGGCACCCACTGCGCTGTGGGCAGTGTGGGAAATGCTTCCCCCACCCCAGCAACCTGAAGGCCCACTTGCAGACTCACACAGGCGAACGGCCTTTCTGTTGTTCTCTCTGTGGCCGCAGCTTCACCAAGCTGAGCAACCTCAAGGCCCACCGGCGGGTCCACACTGGAGAGAGACCATACTGCTGCTTGGCCTGTGGCAAACGCTTCACCCAGAAATGTAACCTGAAACGTCACCAGAGGATCCACCTAGATGTATGA
- the si:ch73-109d9.2 gene encoding zinc finger and SCAN domain-containing protein 2 → MAETIVTFQSQLSGVMETVFKAAMYEITRLVEDSFMEEVTRCREQVESLKRRLKWSESRRKEREGDRRGRCVDCGGVGVSSEEKLKALQTERSLKQESVLQEDINSSQGADGETPSHDVEAHSAMKAPQSQGVQGEKLDRLLKEEALRITPETNESQERWGVNLEETETSGLPGPSKQFSDQKIPKCHVNWEAGFDQRPESGQDVNSGDPSEPLFQNRYGMEDLGGFDKTGYGDGSMIDMANLDDLQGSPSRLGEDLSYMGHYEGDVEAPEGAEDQAFQTGASRNRRGTVGSRPGSPSRTNLDVTGEFSCLLINEEGYLQDPSILYPTHVSGDSGGRLSFRGQGIRMDPSLDSTGDMYGPSDTYTDTLNLGERLQHQTAGRGGRRHTCNQCSMSFPDSASLKAHKQTHKGTGQGPLYSCNQCGKTFTQACNLKVHQRIHSGQGLHLCSHCGKGFPSFSDLKGHKCGQTGDKPYCCTVCGNKFSRLWNLKLHRRIHTQEKPHRCTMCDKSFTRADILKVHQRTHTGERPYCCTVCGLSFKRLDHLKSHQRKHMTDL, encoded by the exons ATGGCCGAGACTATCGTAACGTTTCAGTCCCAACTTTCTGGTGTCATGGAAACGGTATTCAAGGCTGCCATGTATGAGATCACCCGGCTAGTGGAGGACAGTTTTATGGAGGAGGTAACGCGGTGCAGGGAGCAGGTCGAGTCCCTGAAGAGGCGGCTGAAGTGGTCGGAGAGCCGCcgcaaagaaagagagggagacaggaggGGGAGATGTGTGGACTGCGGAGGAGTCGGGGTGTCCAGTGAGGAGAAACTAAAAGCGTTACAAACAG AGAGAAGTCTGAAACAAGAGAGTGTGCTGCAAGAAGATATAAACAGCTCCCAGGGCGCTGATGGAGAGACACCCAGTCATGACGTGGAGGCCCACAGTGCCATGAAGGCACCACAG TCCCAAGGTGTGCAAGGTGAAAAGTTAGATAGACTGCTCAAGGAGGAAGCTCTTCGCATCACGCCAGAAACTAATGAGTCCCAGGAGAGATGGGGAGTCAATTTGGAAG AAACAGAGACATCAGGCCTGCCGGGGCCCAGCAAACAATTCAGTGACCAGAAGATCCCAAAGTGTCATGTAAACTGGGAAGCTGGCTTTGACCAGAGGCCAGAATCAGGCCAAGATGTCAACTCAGGTGACCCCTCTGAGCCTCTTTTCCAGAACAGGTATGGCATGGAGGACTTGGGTGGCTTTGACAAGACAGGCTATGGAGACGGCAGTATGATAGACATGGCTAACTTGGATGACTTACAAGGATCACCATCCCGCCTTGGCGAAGATCTGAGTTACATGGGCCACTATGAGGGGGATGTAGAAGCACCCGAGGGGGCAGAGGATCAAGCTTTCCAAACAGGTGCCTCAAGAAATAGAAGGGGCACTGTAGGGTCACGTCCAGGTTCACCCTCAAGGACTAACCTTGATGTAACTGGAGAGTTCAGCTGTTTATTGATCAATGAAGAAGGGTATCTGCAGGACCCTAGCATCTTGTACCCGACACATGTGTCTGGTGATTCAGGTGGCAGATTGAGCTTCCGGGGCCAGGGTATTCGCATGGACCCATCTTTAGACAGCACAGGGGATATGTATGGACCCTCAGATACATACACTGATACTTTAAACTTGGGAGAGAGATTGCAGCATCAGACggcaggaagaggagggaggagacatACCTGTAACCAGTGCTCCATGTCCTTCCCTGATTCTGCCTCCCTCAAGGCCcacaagcagacacacaaaggCACAGGGCAAGGGCCACTATACTCCTGCAACCAGTGTGGAAAGACCTTCACTCAAGCCTGTAACCTCAAAGTCCACCAGAGAATTCACTCTGGGCAGGGGCTCCACCTCTGTAGCCATTGCGGTAAAGGTTTCCCTTCATTTTCTGACCTAAAGGGTCACAAGTGCGGCCAAACGGGTGACAAACCTTACTGTTGCACCGTATGCGGGAACAAGTTCAGCCGTCTCTGGAATCTGAAGTTGCATCGGAGAattcacacacaggaaaaacCTCACCGGTGCACCATGTGTGATAAGAGCTTCACACGGGCGGACATATTGAAGGTTCACCAGCGTACCCACACAGGGGAAAGACCATACTGCTGCACTGTATGTGGCCTTAGCTTCAAACGCCTGGATCATCTGAAATCACATCAACGCAAACATATGACAGATCTATAA